One part of the Nematostella vectensis chromosome 8, jaNemVect1.1, whole genome shotgun sequence genome encodes these proteins:
- the LOC5498640 gene encoding dolichyldiphosphatase 1 isoform X1 produces MALGSIALSLAVAFSRVYLRYHDINQVAAGLLIGGAMGVAWFMFTQTVLTPLFPVITAWPVAEYLMIRDSTLIPSVMWFEYTQSRVETRKRQRRGSHNSYYKSHTQ; encoded by the exons ATGGCTTTAGGATCTATTGCACTTTCACTAGCAGTAGCATTTAGTAG GGTGTACCTGCGATATCATGACATCAACCAAGTTGCTGCTGGCCTTCTGATTGGTGGAGCTATGGGTGTCGCCTGGTTTATGTTTACGCAGACTGTCCTTACACCCTTATTCCCTGTCATAACAGCTTG GCCAGTCGCTGAGTACCTCATGATCCGTGACTCCACCCTGATTCCCAGTGTCATGTGGTTTGAGTACACACAGTCCCGGGTAGAAACAAG GAAACGTCAACGGCGAGGTTCTCACAACAGTTATTACAAGTCACACACACAGTAA
- the LOC5498640 gene encoding dolichyldiphosphatase 1 isoform X2 produces MALGSIALSLAVAFSRVYLRYHDINQVAAGLLIGGAMGVAWFMFTQTVLTPLFPVITAWPVAEYLMIRDSTLIPSVMWFEYTQSRVETRKRQRRGSHNSYYKSHTQ; encoded by the exons ATGGCTTTAGGATCTATTGCACTTTCATTAGCAGTAGCATTTAGTAG GGTGTACCTGCGATATCATGACATCAACCAAGTTGCTGCTGGCCTTCTGATTGGTGGAGCTATGGGTGTCGCCTGGTTTATGTTTACGCAGACTGTCCTTACACCCTTATTCCCTGTCATAACAGCTTG GCCAGTCGCTGAGTACCTCATGATCCGTGACTCCACCCTGATTCCCAGTGTCATGTGGTTTGAGTACACACAGTCCCGGGTAGAAACAAG GAAACGTCAACGGCGAGGTTCTCACAACAGTTATTACAAGTCACACACACAGTAA